A genomic region of bacterium contains the following coding sequences:
- a CDS encoding MotA/TolQ/ExbB proton channel family protein: MTSVAIASGGGFLAMLGPGELVSLVVESTFFGKFILLVLLVLSVMSWAVFIDKARTLGRIRAGHAAFWEKCESWLDGRARRADLENWCRDNPDLPLANVVVETSGMSQVPAIRRASERVSYLETESLERYLILLSTTVTISPFLGLLGTVWGIMSSFWGMASMQSANLTVVAPGIAEALITTIAGLAAAIPAVIFYNMIVRKIDLVGNEMDRLRTVLEEEAGGGSGAAHAAGRDHVRRPEPHDRESI, from the coding sequence ATGACTTCGGTCGCGATCGCGTCTGGCGGAGGCTTCCTGGCCATGCTGGGTCCCGGCGAGCTGGTGAGCCTGGTGGTCGAATCCACCTTCTTCGGCAAGTTCATCCTGCTGGTGCTGCTCGTGCTCTCGGTGATGAGCTGGGCCGTGTTCATCGACAAGGCGCGCACTCTCGGCCGCATCCGCGCCGGTCATGCGGCGTTCTGGGAGAAGTGCGAGAGCTGGCTCGACGGCCGCGCGCGGCGGGCCGACCTCGAGAACTGGTGCCGCGACAATCCCGACCTGCCCCTGGCCAACGTGGTCGTCGAGACCAGTGGCATGAGCCAGGTGCCGGCCATCCGCCGGGCCAGCGAGCGCGTCAGCTACCTGGAGACGGAGAGCCTCGAGCGCTACCTGATCCTGCTGTCGACCACGGTCACCATCTCGCCCTTCCTCGGACTGCTGGGCACGGTGTGGGGCATCATGAGCAGCTTCTGGGGCATGGCCTCCATGCAGAGCGCCAACCTGACGGTGGTCGCGCCGGGCATCGCCGAGGCGCTGATCACCACCATCGCCGGCCTGGCCGCGGCCATCCCCGCGGTGATCTTCTACAACATGATCGTGCGCAAGATCGACCTGGTGGGGAACGAGATGGACCGCCTGCGCACCGTGCTGGAAGAGGAGGCGGGGGGCGGCTCCGGCGCGGCCCACGCCGCCGGACGCGACCATGTGCGCCGGCCCGAGCCGCACGATCGGGAGAGCATCTGA
- a CDS encoding biopolymer transporter ExbD, producing MARKRSSYGAMANINITSLVDVTLCLLIIFMLTAPYIQGGVEVNLPEAQTRQVIVKEGPVISVTSNRKVFFQEQAVEIDGLAAMLAPYAEEKDSIPVYLRCDEEVPYGFVLKVMAAVEVEGFVNLSLVADQEAQGLSAPRGVTGPGNGDE from the coding sequence ATGGCCCGCAAGCGCAGCAGCTACGGCGCCATGGCCAACATCAACATCACCTCGCTGGTGGACGTCACCCTCTGCCTGCTGATCATCTTCATGCTCACGGCGCCCTACATCCAGGGCGGCGTCGAGGTGAACCTGCCCGAGGCCCAGACCCGGCAGGTGATCGTCAAGGAGGGGCCGGTGATCTCCGTCACCAGCAACCGGAAGGTCTTCTTCCAGGAGCAGGCCGTCGAGATCGACGGGCTGGCCGCGATGCTGGCGCCCTACGCCGAGGAGAAGGATTCGATCCCGGTCTACCTCCGCTGCGACGAGGAGGTGCCCTACGGCTTCGTGCTGAAGGTGATGGCCGCCGTCGAGGTCGAGGGATTCGTGAACCTGAGCCTGGTGGCCGACCAGGAGGCCCAGGGACTCTCGGCGCCCCGCGGCGTGACCGGTCCGGGGAACGGGGACGAATGA